TCAACCGGATGCGGTGCAGCGCATTAAAGAGGAGGCGGAAAAGGCTAAAATCGCCCTATCCAGCACACTTGAATACGAGATTAATCTTCCCTTCATAACCGCGGATGCCAGCGGTCCCAAACATATCAGCATGAAACTGACCCGCGCAAAATTGGAGCAGCTTTGCGAGGACCTTTTTGAGCGGACGAAACCACCGGTAAAACAGTGCTTGAAAGATGCCGATCTCACTCCAAATGACGTGGATGAACTGGTTCTGGTAGGCGGCATGACCCGGATGCCACGCGTGGTTGAGATCGCTCGTTCACTCGTTAACAAACCACCGCACCAAGGTGTCAATCCCGATGAAGTGGTTGCGATTGGCGCTGCCATTCAGGGCGGCGTGCTTCAGGGAGACGTAAAGGGCGTGTTGCTGCTGGATGTGACACCGCTTTCACTCGGCATTGAAACGCTTGGCGGCGTAACCACCAGGTTGATCGAGCGCAATAGTACGATCCCGACTCGTAAATCGGAAATTTTTTCCACTGCAACGGACAATCAACCGGGCGTGGAGGTACACGTATTGCAAGGGGAACGACCTTTGGCGAAGGATAACAAGACCATTGGGAAATTCCAATTGACTGATATTCCCCCTGCCCCACGCGGTGTGCCGCAAATCGAAGTCGCCTTCGATATCGATGCCAATGGCATTTTACACGTGAGCGCCAAGGATCTTGGCACTGGGAAGGAACAGAAGATCACCATCACTGCCAGCAGTGGGCTTTCAAAGGAAGAAATTTCCAAAATGCAGCAGGATGCCGAAATGCATGCCGATGAGGACCGGAAACGGAAGGAGGAAATTGAATCGCGCAATGAAGCCGATGCGGTTGCCTACCGTGCAGAAAAAATGTTGCGGGACAATGCGGACAAAATTTCGGAGGAGGATAAGCGCAAGCTGGAGGAAGCCACTCAGTCGGCCAAGGAAGCGCTCAAGGGCAGTGACACCTCGGCGATGAAGAGCGCAACTGACAAACTGAATGAAGTCATGCAGGCTGTTTCCGCTGATCTTTATCACGCCGCGTCAGGCCGAACTGAGGCTGGTCAAGGTGCCGGTGCACAACCGGGAGGAAGAGCGGGCACTGAACAAGGAGCCAAGCCCGAGGAAGGCGATGTGCTGGAGGCTGAGGTTGTGGATGACAAAGGTAATAAGAGTTGAACCCGGCCAGGCTTTTCACCGAGCAGGCAACTCTTTGAAGCCGCACCGGTCCTGAGTTGAGGTTGTTATGGACTTAAATAAGTTTACCGAGAAGGCACAGCAAGGCTTGCAGGAGGCGCAAAACATCGCAAGCCGGAACCAACACCAGGCCGTGGATGTCGAGCACGTTGCTTTGGCGCTTATCCAACAGGAGAACGGATTAGTGCCTCGGCTATTGGAAATGATGCAGGCTCCGGTGGATGTGATCCGGGCAAGATTGGAAGAGGAACTTACCCGAATACCTCAGGTGACAGGTGATACCAGCGCCGCACCCGGGTTGTATGTTACCGCCCGGTTGAATAAATTGCTCACGAAGGCGCAGGACGAAGCGAAGAAACTTCGCGATGAGTACGTAAGTGTCGAACATATCGTTCTGGCCATGACTGCCGAGCCGGCCAGTTCACCCATCGGAAAGATTTTCAAGGAATTCAAAATTCGCCGCGACGAATTCTTAAAAGCGTTATCCTCAGTACGCGGCAATCAACGTGTGACCAGCGCCAATCCTGAGGCCACTTACGAGGCACTGCGCAAGTACGGTCGTGACCTGACCCAAATGGCGCAACAAAACAAACTCGATCCAGTCATCGGCCGTGATGCTGAAATCCGCCGTTGCATTCAGGTCCTTTCGCGGCGGTCCAAAAACAACCCAGTGCTGATCGGTGAGCCAGGAGTGGGCAAAACGGCGATTGTCGAGGGTTTGGCTCAAAGGATAGTGAGTGGCGATGTCCCGGAAAGTCTTAAAGACAAGAGCATCGTGGCCCTCGATATGGGGTCTCTGATCGCTGGTGCCAAATACCGCGGGGAATTCGAAGAACGCCTTAAAGCGGTTTTGCACGAAGTTGTTGGGGCGGAGGGCCGGGTCATCCTGTTCATCGACGAAATCCACACCGTCGTGGGTGCCGGGGCATCGGAAGGGTCCATGGATGCCAGCAACATGCTCAAACCGCCATTGGCTCGCGGGGAACTGCATTGCATCGGGGCCACCACATTGGATGAATATCGAAAGTACATTGAAAAGGATGCCGCGCTCGAACGCCGGTTCCAACCTGTGCAGGTCAACGAGCCCACGGTCGAAGACACCATTTCCATTTTGCGCGGGTTGCGCGAACGATACGAAATCCATCATGGCGTACGCATTCAAGATGCCGCTCTGGTCGCCGCGGCCCAACTCTCGCACCGCTATATCACCGACCGTTATCTACCGGACAAGGCGATTGATCTGATTGACGAAGCAGCGGCCAAACTCCGCACCGAAATCGAAAGCATGCCGGAAGAGCTCGAAGGGCTTGAACGACGGATCATGCAGCTCGAAGTGGAGCGCGAAGCCTTGCGCAAGGAAAAGGACCAGTCCTCGCGGGAGCGTCTGGCTGCGATAGAAAAGGAATTGGCCGATCTGAAATCCAACCGAGACTCCTTGCGGGCGGAGTGGGAGAACGAGAAAAAAGCCATCACTGAAATCCGCAAGCTTCGCGAGGAGCTCGAGTCAGTGCGTCATGAAATTGAGGTGGCACAACGCAGCGGGGAGCTGGGCCGGGTGGCAGAACTAAAATACGGCCGGCTTCCGCAATTGGAGAAACAGCTCAAAACTGCCGAGACAAGAATGCAACAAAGAGGAGGTCCGCAACTGCTCCGCGAGGAAGTGACTCCTGAAGAGGTGGCTGAAATCGTGGCGCGCTGGACGGGCATTCCCATTGCGCGATTGGTGGAAGGAGAAACAGGACAAGTTGCTGCGTCTGGACCAAGATTCTTCATGGGCGGGTTATTGGCCAGGATGAAGCCGTGCAAGCTGTGACCGATGCGGTAATTCGCGCCCGCTCCGGTTTGAAAGATCCCAAACGTCCGATTGGTTCATTCATCTTCCTGGGCCCTACTGGCGTCGGAAAAACCGAGTTGGCCCGCGCCCTGGCAGAAACGATGTTCGACAGCGAGGAGAACATGGTCCGCATCGACATGAGTGAATACATGGAGAAGCATGCGGTGGCCCGGCTGATTGGTGCGCCGCCCGGATATGTAGGTTATGAAGAAGGCGGTCAACTGACTGAAGCCGTCCGGCGCAAGCCGTATAGCGTCATTCTCTTTGATGAAATTGAAAAGGCCCACCACGATGTCTTTAACATTTTATTGCAAGTGTTGGATGAAGGCCGGTTGACTGACAGCCATGGTCGGACGGTGGATTTCAGGAACACCATCATCATCATGACGTCCAACATTGGCAGCCCGTACCTGACGCAACACGCGACGGAGACAGGAACCATTCCAGAGCGTGTTCGAAAGCAGGTGATGGCCGAAGTGCGGGATCATTTTCGTCCTGAATTCCTCAATCGCGTGGATGAAATTGTCCTCTTCAAGCCACTGACGCTGGCAGAAATTGAAAGAGTGGTCGAGCTGCAACTGAAGCTGGTGCGTGAACGATTGGCTGAACGACACATCGAGTTGGAATTGACCGACGCCGCCAAAGAGTTCATCGCACGATCAGGATTTGATCCGGTGTATGGTGCGCGTCCACTGAAAAGGTTTTTGCAACGAACGATCGAGACAGCCCTCGCACGCAAGTTACTAGCGGGAGAGGTTCACGAAAACAGTCATGTGCTGGTGGATCTTGAGAAGAACGAACTGGTCTTTACTTCCCATCCGTTGCATGAACATATCAGGGAAGCTGCCTGAACTTTTCGGAAGGCGCATCTGGCGAAACGGTTGCCGGCCATATCCAACCCTCGTCTGTCAACCGATTCGCAACGTATGTCACCGACTGCATGAGGATCGAAAGAAATTAATGATCTCCTCATACGGCCCGGGAGAGGAGATAGAAACCGAACAGGATGAGCAAAAATCGGATTATCATAGTTGGCGGTGGCTTCGGCGGAGTGAAGTGTGCCAAAACATTAAGCCGTGAACTGTCGCTCGACCATACAGAGGTGGTGCTTTTCAACCGTGAGAATCATCTCGTCTTCAGCCCGCTATTGGCGGAGGCTGTTGGTTCCTCCGTAAATCCGCTTGATGTTGTAGTGCCATTGCGCCAGTTGTTGCCGCGTGTCTTTTGCCGAACCGAGGAGGTGCAGAACATTGACCCACCAAGGAATGAAATCGAATACCTGGCGGAGGACTGCCAACCTGGTCGAATGCGTTACGACCACCTGGTTGTTGCGTGTGGCAGCATGGCGAATCTTCATGTCGTGCCCGGCATGGCGGATCATGCCTTTCCCCTGAAGAACGTCGGTGACGCCATAACACTGCGCTCGCACATCATGGAGGAAATGGAGAAGGCTGAAGTTTGCGCCGACCCGGAGCGGCGGCGGTGGCATCTCACCTTCATCGTGGTAGGCGGTGGATACAGCGGTGTGGAAGTTGCCGGTGAAATCAATGATCTTGTCCGCAGCAGCACGCGCTATTTTCAAAACGTCCGCGCGCAGGATGTGAAGGTCATTTTGATTCATTCCCGCCACCAGATTCTGCCGGAAATCGGTTCCCGTCTACGCGAGTTCACCCGCAGGAAAATGGAGCAAAGAGGTGTCAAAGTCATGCTTGACACATGTGTCAAGCTGGCATCGCCCGAAGGCGTGGTTCTAAAAGACGGCGAGTTCTTAAAAGGCGGCACCATCGTTTGCACGATAGGCAACTCGCCAACGTCAATCGTCGAAGCCCTCACGACGGCGAAGGAGAATGGCCGCCTGGCAACCAGGCCAGACATGCGCCTGCGCGACTGGTCCAATGTATGGGCCGTCGGCGATTGCGCCCAGATCATCAATGGCCATGATGGCCGACCGTCACCGCCAACAGGCCAGTTTGCGGAACGCCAGGGCACGCAGTGTGCACACAATATCATCAGGGTGTTGAACAACCGGGAGACGAAACCGTTTTCCTTCAAGCCGCTCGGGGAACTCTGTTCCATTGGCGGCCATTCCGCCGTGGCGGAAATATTTGGCCATGATTTGGCCGGGTTCGCCGCATGGTTTGTCTGGCGGGGCGTCTACCTGTTCAAGCTCCCGACGTGGGCCAGGCGCTTTCAGGTTGGGCTCGATTGGTTTCTGCTGCTCCTATTCCCGCGAGATCTCTCGCATCTGCGTGACCGTCAAACGGACCGCGTCACGCGAACGCGCTATCAGCCGGGAGATTTTATCTTTCAACAGGGTGAACCACGAACAGACTTCTATGTGGTCACGCACGGGGAAGTGGAAGTGCTCGATGGGGCAGCAAAGGATCCTGAGCATGCGGCGTTAGCGGTGCTTGGACCCGGCTCGTTCTTCGGAGAAAAATCGCTGCTTAATACCGAGCCGCGCATCACTTCCGTGAGGGCACGGACTTCCGTGGAAGTGCTGGTAATGGGAAAAAATGTGTTCACGCAAATCTCTCCAGCTCTTGGCCCCCTTCGAGATGCCCTGGCTCAAACCCTCAACTGCCGCACGCTTCAATGGGAGGCAAACACCTGATTGACTTTCTCGAACCATGGTTGAGCCTGAAATTAAAGATTATGAAATTTATTTAGAGTTGGATGATCTTCGCCATGAAGTGTGGAGAAAATTGAAGCATTGGTTCAGCCGTGTTTATCCGCTCGTGTGAATAAAGGATTCTGAAGCGACGAAGAGGAAGGAGAAATATGAACAAGGATGACATTTCAGCGGTGGGCGCTGTCAGACGGCTTTCGCAACCAAAAAAGCGCGCACGGCAAGCCGCCAAATCACGAATCGAGGAGAAGAAGACCACAATGAAGGCGGCCGCCATCGATAAGTTTGGTCCGCCATCGGTTTTAAAACTGCATATGCTGCCGATGCCCAAGCCCGGGCCGGGCGAAGTGCTCATTGCACTGCGTGCAGCCGGCATTGGCGTATGGGACGGGGACATACGGGGAGGATGGTGGCCGCAGGGACGTCCCAAGTTTCCACTGGTTCTTGGATCAGACGGCGCGGGAATTGTGGTTACGAAAGGAGTGCGTGTAAGACGTTTTCGCGAGGGCGACCGGGTATGGGCCTATGAATTCATCAATCCGAAAGGTGGATTCTATGCCGAGTATGCGGCAGTAGACGCTGAGCATGTCGGACGCCTGCCGCGGCGATTGGATTTTTTGCATGCTGGTGCTTCAGCTGTGACCGGGCTAACTGCGCTTCAGGGGATCGACGACCATTTGCGGGTTCGAAAGGGCGAGACGGTGTTGATCTTTGGTGCATCCGGCGCGGTGGGCACGCTGGCAGTGCAATTTGCGAAGCGCCGGGGCGCTAAGGTATTGGGAACTGCATCAGGAAGTGAAGCAACAAAACTCGTTCGCCGCCTTGGCGCTACTGGCGTATTTGATCCGCGAAGTAAAAACGCCGTGGAACAGCTCAAGGCGCTGGCACCTGGCGGAATCAATGCGGTTCTTGCTCTCGCGGGTGGGAATATGCTTGAGCGATGCATCGATCTCGTGCGCCCGGGAGGAAGGGTGGCACATCCGAACGGTGTTGAACCCGAACCAAAGCAAAGGAAAAACGTCCGGGTGCTCGCCTACGATGCAGCAGCAGGTCGGAGGGAGTCCGAACGTCTGGACCGCGCGGTGGAGGAAGCCCGGCTCCGCGTGCCCATTGCAGCGATTTACCCATTGGCACAGGCTGCGAAGGCTCACCAACGTCTCGAGAAGGGTCATGTCCTGGGCAGAATCGTGCTCGAAATCAAGTAACTCAACGGCTGGCATTCCCATGAAATCTCACCCAATAGCATTTTCCAACATCGAAGCTGCCTGTCCCAAGCTGGACGACGCACAAATCCAGGAATTGGCCAGGGTTGCCAAGTGCAAAGAGTTTCACGCAGGAGAGACCCTGCTGGCTGCAGGTGAACGCGAACTCAGATTCTTCGTGATCAAAGAGGGTGAAGTCGCCATCGTTGATCCTGTTTCCGAGAAGAAAGAGCCAGTTACGGTGCTTGGGCCCGGACAATTCACCGGCGATGTTGAACTTCTGGCTGGCCGGCCATCAGCCGTGAGTGCCATTGCTCAATCTGATTGTGAAGTGTACGAAGTTTCCGCGGACGACCTGAAGCGTGTCCTGAGTGATCTGCCACGCATAGGCGATACCCTGCTCCGGGCCTTTCTCATGCGCAGACAGTTGATTGAGGAGTTTGGTTTGGGGGCTTTACGCGTCATCGGCTCGCGCTATTCCAAGGACACACATCGGATTTGCGAGTTTCTGGCGAAAAACAAAATCCCGTTTAACTGGCTTGACCTGGAGAGCGATCCGCAAATGGAGGCGCTGCTGGCACGGTTCAAGATCACCGCCGATCAAACGCCGGTGGTTGTCTGCGGCAACGATAAGCTCCTGCGCAATCCTTCCAACGCCGAGTTGGCGGATTGCCTCGGAATTCGAAAACCAATTGAACAGACGACCTACGATCTCGTGATCATTGGGGCGGGGCCGGCGGGACTGGCGGCTGCCGTGTACGGGGCTTCGGAGGGTTTGAAGACATTGCTCCTCGACCGGGTGGGACCAGGAGGACAAGCGGGGACCAGTTCAAAAATCGAAAATTACATGGGCTTTCCAGAAGGTCTTTCAGGGATTGATCTGGCTGATAGAGCCGTGATTCAGGCCGAGAAGTTTGGCACGATATTATCGACTCCGGCGGAAGTAGCCGGGCTGGAGAGTGAGAGCGGATATCACAAATTGCGCATGGACAGCGGCGAGGAGGTATTAACAAAATGCGTGCTCATTGCCTCGGGGGCATACTATCGAAAGCTAAATCTTCCCAATTTTGACAAATTTGAAGGTGCCGGAGTGTACCATGCTGCCACCGCAGTGGAAGCTCCATTGTGTCGCCAGGCCCAAGTGGTGGTGGTTGGCGGGGGAAATTCTGCCGGTCAGGCGGCGGTTTTTCTTTCCGAACAGGCCAGCAAAGTGCTGTTGGTAATTCGTGGGGACAAGCTAGGAAAAAACATGTCGTATTATTTGGTGCGTCGCATCGAGCAAACGCCCAACATAGAAGTGCATCGCAACACAGAGGTTACCGGATTGCATGGTGACAAGTCGCTTGCCGCTGTGGATTTGACGAATAATAAAACCCACGAAACGGAAACGATTGGCTGTCCGGCTGTCTTTGTTTTCATCGGTGCGGTGCCGCACACGACCTGGGTGCCGCCCACGATCCGGCTGGATGACAAGGGATTTGTGGAAACGGGTCAACAGGTTGCAGAATCCGGAGCCTGGTCATTGCAGCGCCAGCCTTATATGCTGGAGACGACTGTGCCGGGAATATTTGCCGCGGGAGATGTGCGACTCGGCTCGATCAAACGCGTGGCTTCGGCAGTCGGAGAAGGGTCCATGGCGGTGCAGTTTGTTCACCAATTCCTCGCGGGCAGTCAAAAGCAGATGACCAGCCAACAACCTTCAGCAAGCGAACGTAAAACTGAAATTTCTACCTATGAAGACCGCGAGCATCAACACCGTGAAGTTGCCATCAGGTAAACGCGTGCCGGCATTTGGCCTGGGCACCTGGTATATGGGAGAAGACCCGGCAACACATGCCGAGGAACTGGCCACGCTTCGACTGGGACTGGACATGGGGGCCACCTTAATCGATACCGCCGAGATGTATGGCGAAGGCCGTTCCGAGAAACTGGTGGGTGAAGCCATCGAAGGGCGGCGTGACGAGGTATTCCTGGTGGACAAGGTTCTGCCACAAAATGCCTCGCGGAGACGGATGTCCAAGTTTTGCGACAGCAGTCTGCGGCGGCTGGGCACCGATCGGATTGATCTTTATCTGTTGCATTGGCGCGGAGAAGTGCCGCTGCTGGAAACCGTGGAGGCTTTCAAGGAATTGCGGCACGCTGGCAAAATTCTTGCCTACGGAGTGAGCAACTTTGACATCACGGACATGGAGGAGTTGTGGTCGATTCCCGTAGGTACGGATGTACAGACTGACCAGGTGCTCTACAATCTCACACGACGGGGCATTGAATGGGACCTGTTGCCGTGGCTGCGTGAACGTCGCGTTCCGATCATGGCCTATTCACCGATTGAGCGTTCGCAACTGGTGACCAATCAAAAACTCGTTCAATTCGCGGAGCGTTACGAGATGACGCCGGCACAGGTAGCACTCGCTTGGCTGCTCGCCAAAACGGATGTCATTGTTATCCCCAAAGCGAGCCAGCGCGAGCATTTGATCGAGAATCTGGGAGCACTGGAGCATCATCTCACCAAGGCACAGCTTGCCGAGCTGGACCGCTTATTTCCCCCACCCTCCAGGCCTGTTCCACTGGAGATGATTTGATGGTGGAAACTGACGCTTCGATCAAGGCGAAGAGTTTCAGTGATCACGCTTAAAGATGCTTAGCACTACGACAGCGGTAATAACAACGACCACGGCAGCGGTGACCATGAGAATGGAGTTCGTGCGGTATTTGCGCCGGACGTCAGCGTGCAGTTGGTTGGTGGGAATGGGGCCGCACTTTTGACATTTCAGCGGACTGAAAGCGGACGCAATCAAAGCTCCAATGAGTCCAAAGAGCATGCCCGGACCTCGACTGGCCTCGCGCTTCAGCTTGCCGCCACAACGCGGGCACCAG
Above is a genomic segment from Pedosphaera parvula Ellin514 containing:
- the dnaK gene encoding molecular chaperone DnaK; this translates as MAKVLGIDLGTTNSCVAVMEGGEPLVLDNSEGRRVTPSVVAFTKTGERIVGDAAKRQAVTNSRNTIYSIKRFMGRKFDEVQGEIKMVPYKVVRANNGDAAVEVMIDGKPKQFSPPEISAMILSKLKADAETRLGEKLSQAVITVPAYFNDSQRQATKDAGRIAGLDVQRIINEPTAASLAYGLDKKKDEEIAVYDLGGGTFDISALEIGDGVFEVKATNGDTHLGGDDWDNRIMNWILDEFKRDQGMDLRNQPDAVQRIKEEAEKAKIALSSTLEYEINLPFITADASGPKHISMKLTRAKLEQLCEDLFERTKPPVKQCLKDADLTPNDVDELVLVGGMTRMPRVVEIARSLVNKPPHQGVNPDEVVAIGAAIQGGVLQGDVKGVLLLDVTPLSLGIETLGGVTTRLIERNSTIPTRKSEIFSTATDNQPGVEVHVLQGERPLAKDNKTIGKFQLTDIPPAPRGVPQIEVAFDIDANGILHVSAKDLGTGKEQKITITASSGLSKEEISKMQQDAEMHADEDRKRKEEIESRNEADAVAYRAEKMLRDNADKISEEDKRKLEEATQSAKEALKGSDTSAMKSATDKLNEVMQAVSADLYHAASGRTEAGQGAGAQPGGRAGTEQGAKPEEGDVLEAEVVDDKGNKS
- a CDS encoding FAD-dependent oxidoreductase, with the protein product MSKNRIIIVGGGFGGVKCAKTLSRELSLDHTEVVLFNRENHLVFSPLLAEAVGSSVNPLDVVVPLRQLLPRVFCRTEEVQNIDPPRNEIEYLAEDCQPGRMRYDHLVVACGSMANLHVVPGMADHAFPLKNVGDAITLRSHIMEEMEKAEVCADPERRRWHLTFIVVGGGYSGVEVAGEINDLVRSSTRYFQNVRAQDVKVILIHSRHQILPEIGSRLREFTRRKMEQRGVKVMLDTCVKLASPEGVVLKDGEFLKGGTIVCTIGNSPTSIVEALTTAKENGRLATRPDMRLRDWSNVWAVGDCAQIINGHDGRPSPPTGQFAERQGTQCAHNIIRVLNNRETKPFSFKPLGELCSIGGHSAVAEIFGHDLAGFAAWFVWRGVYLFKLPTWARRFQVGLDWFLLLLFPRDLSHLRDRQTDRVTRTRYQPGDFIFQQGEPRTDFYVVTHGEVEVLDGAAKDPEHAALAVLGPGSFFGEKSLLNTEPRITSVRARTSVEVLVMGKNVFTQISPALGPLRDALAQTLNCRTLQWEANT
- a CDS encoding quinone oxidoreductase family protein, translated to MNKDDISAVGAVRRLSQPKKRARQAAKSRIEEKKTTMKAAAIDKFGPPSVLKLHMLPMPKPGPGEVLIALRAAGIGVWDGDIRGGWWPQGRPKFPLVLGSDGAGIVVTKGVRVRRFREGDRVWAYEFINPKGGFYAEYAAVDAEHVGRLPRRLDFLHAGASAVTGLTALQGIDDHLRVRKGETVLIFGASGAVGTLAVQFAKRRGAKVLGTASGSEATKLVRRLGATGVFDPRSKNAVEQLKALAPGGINAVLALAGGNMLERCIDLVRPGGRVAHPNGVEPEPKQRKNVRVLAYDAAAGRRESERLDRAVEEARLRVPIAAIYPLAQAAKAHQRLEKGHVLGRIVLEIK
- a CDS encoding FAD-dependent oxidoreductase, which encodes MKSHPIAFSNIEAACPKLDDAQIQELARVAKCKEFHAGETLLAAGERELRFFVIKEGEVAIVDPVSEKKEPVTVLGPGQFTGDVELLAGRPSAVSAIAQSDCEVYEVSADDLKRVLSDLPRIGDTLLRAFLMRRQLIEEFGLGALRVIGSRYSKDTHRICEFLAKNKIPFNWLDLESDPQMEALLARFKITADQTPVVVCGNDKLLRNPSNAELADCLGIRKPIEQTTYDLVIIGAGPAGLAAAVYGASEGLKTLLLDRVGPGGQAGTSSKIENYMGFPEGLSGIDLADRAVIQAEKFGTILSTPAEVAGLESESGYHKLRMDSGEEVLTKCVLIASGAYYRKLNLPNFDKFEGAGVYHAATAVEAPLCRQAQVVVVGGGNSAGQAAVFLSEQASKVLLVIRGDKLGKNMSYYLVRRIEQTPNIEVHRNTEVTGLHGDKSLAAVDLTNNKTHETETIGCPAVFVFIGAVPHTTWVPPTIRLDDKGFVETGQQVAESGAWSLQRQPYMLETTVPGIFAAGDVRLGSIKRVASAVGEGSMAVQFVHQFLAGSQKQMTSQQPSASERKTEISTYEDREHQHREVAIR
- a CDS encoding aldo/keto reductase, which translates into the protein MNTVKLPSGKRVPAFGLGTWYMGEDPATHAEELATLRLGLDMGATLIDTAEMYGEGRSEKLVGEAIEGRRDEVFLVDKVLPQNASRRRMSKFCDSSLRRLGTDRIDLYLLHWRGEVPLLETVEAFKELRHAGKILAYGVSNFDITDMEELWSIPVGTDVQTDQVLYNLTRRGIEWDLLPWLRERRVPIMAYSPIERSQLVTNQKLVQFAERYEMTPAQVALAWLLAKTDVIVIPKASQREHLIENLGALEHHLTKAQLAELDRLFPPPSRPVPLEMI